CGGCGCTCCGTTTATACGACTAGTGTATGTACGGGCGGCTGGATTTTAGGGGCTACGGGTCTTTTAAAAGGTAAAAATGCCACAACCAACTGGTACCGGGCCCAGGAAATGCTAACGCTCTATGGAGCTACTTTTAAGCCTGAACGCTACGTACAGGATGGTAAATTCTGGACATCGGCGGGCGTTTCGGCAGGGATTGATATGGCCCTGGCAATTGTCAACGATTTGATGGGTGAAAAATACACCAAAGCAGCCATGCTGGATCTGGAATACGACCCCAAGCCTATTTACAAAGCAGGATCGGCCACCAATACGGATGGGATTGTGGTCGATATGATGCGTGAAATGTACGATATGGCTTTGCTCCCCCTGATTAAAGCCGAAAAGAAAAAACATAACTAATCAATCCCAGTACCATGAAATACATCTTACTAGTTATGCTGCTGTTGGCAGGCCAATGGGTTAATGCCCAGCGTTCGCCTGAAACCAGTACCGCTCAGCTTCGGCAGGAGTTGATCGATGCCTTCAACGTATCGGAAAAATACAGCCTGAAAATCTGCGAACAGATGCCGGCTGAACATTACAATTTTCGATCTACAGATTCAACCATGACGTTTGCGGAGCAGTGGCGGCATTGCTGCATCTACACCAGCAATCAACTGGCCGGGCGACTCGGTATTGAGAGTCCGTACAAAACCCGCAAGCTGCCCAAAGTGATGACCAAAGAGCAGATCATGGCCGAGGTCAAAAGCTTGTATGAGTTTA
This window of the Spirosoma aerolatum genome carries:
- a CDS encoding DinB family protein, whose translation is MKYILLVMLLLAGQWVNAQRSPETSTAQLRQELIDAFNVSEKYSLKICEQMPAEHYNFRSTDSTMTFAEQWRHCCIYTSNQLAGRLGIESPYKTRKLPKVMTKEQIMAEVKSLYEFIRQTIKMLPESKLYEKTDFSNGAIPGWRLIYAMENHIIHHRGQCIVYLRLKGIVPESYYGW